In the genome of Arabidopsis thaliana chromosome 4, partial sequence, the window TTGGTCTTGACTTACGACTATCTCAATCTTCatagagttttttttcataatttatagAGAAACATCAAACCCCTTTTGGTTGGGATTATCATGTGTTTGTTCCACTTGTGTGTTGAAGtcattttccttcttctgtCTTATTGAGGCAGGGACtaatgtttgttttatctttCAGTTGTTTCGTTTAAATTCCACATTTGTGCAATGAACTGGTTGGTGTTTCTTTAAGATATAATCATTTTGCCACTGTAGTGAGATCGGAGGCATGCATTACAGAGATAAGAAAAGTTTAATACACCAACATAATTGAATGCAATTTATTAGATTTATGACTTTGCAATAGTATAGCTATGTTACAAATTGTAAAACCGAATAATGTTACAGTCAATACTCATCAATCTTACAGCCACCAGTATATAGTTAGTTAGCTTATGTTGATGATAATCTTCACATATGCCATTAAGTTTGGAGGAGACAACTTAAGGGATGGAAGTTGGAGTTCCAGGGAGAGAGGGGGAGCAGAGAGGGCCGTAACGGGCGATCCAGGCATTGCGGGCTTCGGATATTGAGAGAAAGGAGATGAGAATGGGAATTTTGGAAAACTTTGCCCCGGAAACTGAGGAAACTCGGGTGTAGGATTGCTCGGAAAACCGGGTCTAGGGAATTGAGGGAAAGGCATGGGATTAGTTGGAAAACCGGGTCTTGGGAACTGAGGAAAACTGGGTAATGCTGGATTGTTCGGAAAGCCGGGTCTCGGAAATTGAGGGAAACGCGGTCTAAAATACTTCGGTTTTAACGTTTGTTTCTTCGTAAATTGTTGTGCAGCGCGGCTTGAAGTGATCATAGAGGAGAACATCAGAGCCATGAGGAGAGAAGCGACTAAGAACATTTTAGATGAGGCCATAGTGTTTAATAAAAGAGCTCTTCAATTAGTTGTAgtgtgttttttatttgattactTATTTCTCTGATGGATTTGAGTTATATAGGAGGAAACTCAATAGAGATAACGAGTACAATTTGCATATCATTTGactgaattttctttttatagatTTACCCCTGATGGTTTCATTATTAAGAATAGGAAACGGTTGATATGGTTACCATTTTGTTGCTATTAGTTTTGAATACATGTTTGTtgtatcaacaaaacaaatccataAGACTTAGAACTGACCCTGCCTCATCAAATTGTCATATGGTTATAATGTAGATTTTACATTGAATATCAACTACATACATCTAATATTGAACTATTACTGTGGTTGCACTCTGCAAGCTCTTTCATCTCTCTTATGCTAAACTTACCCAAAACTCTTCTTGCCCACTCGCCAAAATAAGTCTCATTGTATCCAATCATAGCGTTCTTGTAGATGGACATACACCGCCTGTCTGTATCGGGGAATTGACATATTTCGCCAACCGGGTCGTGCCAAGAGCCTTCGTGTCTCATCCCTGACCAATTAGCTCCCCATTGGAACACAAGCTGGCCAACTCCTGCAAGCTTAAGCCATCCTTTGGGGAAAAACTCCATTACACTACTATTTTTATCCATTAGAAACAAGTTAGTGAGTTGTGCACCGTGCGGTGACACTAACACATCGGTCTTCTTCATTAGCTCCACTTGCTCACAAAATGATAGATTATTCGAATATGAAACACTAATTTCACACCCATCTACTCTCTTACACTCTTTCTTAAAGACATCAATCACCATTGATTCATTTCTGAAAGATCTGGCTCCGGTTCTCAATAGTAATGTCATACCGATTCGCGGTTTTGATGCCACAGATGAGCTGATATTACAGTAATTCCTCGCTTTGCATCTAATGAGATCAAAAGCTTCCATTCTTCTCTCCCTTGACATTCCACCTTCATTATGTCTCATAACAACCGCCTTCTCGAAACAAACAGgcttatcatcatcaacaaaccGTAAAAAGTCCGGTTCTTGACCGTAAGTGGCTGTGACTATCTCGCTCAGCCAATGCCCCATTCCGAACCTTAGTTCTCCCCAGTGGTATAAAACCCATTTTTGAGGCTTTTCACATTGATTTCTTAAGCTCCAAGCAATAAATGGAACTACTGCCGTTAGTCCATGCCACAAGTTACCATAATCATATTGATTGTAAGAGACAAACGTCAAGCCATCCTGAAGAATGGCATTGGTAGGAAGAGCTTCAGGCCAAGCCAGCGCGTAGGAGTTCCATGACCCATCATGTTCATCAACCCCtttcaaacacaaaagccTTCCTTTCGA includes:
- a CDS encoding uncharacterized protein (unknown protein; LOCATED IN: endomembrane system; Has 3456 Blast hits to 2147 proteins in 337 species: Archae - 4; Bacteria - 491; Metazoa - 997; Fungi - 201; Plants - 1105; Viruses - 207; Other Eukaryotes - 451 (source: NCBI BLink).), translating into MASSKMFLVASLLMALMFSSMITSSRAAQQFTKKQTLKPKYFRPRFPQFPRPGFPNNPALPSFPQFPRPGFPTNPMPFPQFPRPGFPSNPTPEFPQFPGQSFPKFPFSSPFSQYPKPAMPGSPVTALSAPPLSLELQLPSLKLSPPNLMAYVKIIINIS
- a CDS encoding uncharacterized protein (unknown protein; BEST Arabidopsis thaliana protein match is: unknown protein (TAIR:AT4G33600.1); Has 126 Blast hits to 126 proteins in 35 species: Archae - 0; Bacteria - 12; Metazoa - 0; Fungi - 21; Plants - 62; Viruses - 0; Other Eukaryotes - 31 (source: NCBI BLink).), yielding MTTKASVWRRLVTCLSSLKFYLNVLCLVVTVFVLLQICSFQITQRSLSLPPALLTYLKHNHEEVSENKTASLVEKLRESVTFLPLKDYRFSNKPLEGHTWFMSSLYDNQTKGEAQYQEFPSDSSKGRLLCLKGVDEHDGSWNSYALAWPEALPTNAILQDGLTFVSYNQYDYGNLWHGLTAVVPFIAWSLRNQCEKPQKWVLYHWGELRFGMGHWLSEIVTATYGQEPDFLRFVDDDKPVCFEKAVVMRHNEGGMSRERRMEAFDLIRCKARNYCNISSSVASKPRIGMTLLLRTGARSFRNESMVIDVFKKECKRVDGCEISVSYSNNLSFCEQVELMKKTDVLVSPHGAQLTNLFLMDKNSSVMEFFPKGWLKLAGVGQLVFQWGANWSGMRHEGSWHDPVGEICQFPDTDRRCMSIYKNAMIGYNETYFGEWARRVLGKFSIREMKELAECNHSNSSILDVCS